The following proteins come from a genomic window of Alosa sapidissima isolate fAloSap1 chromosome 22, fAloSap1.pri, whole genome shotgun sequence:
- the thbs2b gene encoding thrombospondin-2 — protein sequence MIFRGCRVWLTLFILSSSALAQVVEDETVFDLFETSGITRKTIGVKLFKGLDGDTPAYRFIRFDQLPSVSAASLQQLLLQIQNNEGFVFTATMRQDRTSRGTVISLEGPGERRQFEVVSDGRTNTLDLVYWWADGSRNIISFEDVDLSDSQWKNLTLHVHGETATLYVGCRLIDSFILDEPFYEHLTAAGGRMFVAKGSARENHFRGVLQNVRFIFDTALEDVLESRGCVLTMPEEVNAVSESTELVDVASSIATNLISPNTDAPATGSEDKMCEHSCEELTNLFQELKGLRVVVGNLIDGMQKVTEENVAMREALAKLKMPSNSLDQNTCWQDGRVFEDKEDWVVDSCTKCTCQEGKVVCRQITCPPVACATPSFIDGECCPVCLPMDSEDGWSPWSEWTQCTVTCGTGTQQRGRSCDDSSNTCSGPSIQTRKCSLGKCDRRVKQDGGWSLWSPWSSCSVTCGEGLITRIRHCNSPVPQLGGRDCEGEGRETQSCQAQPCPVDGGWGPWSPWAACSATCGGGLKSRVRECNSPAPQHGGRKCMGDAADNEPCGRKECPVDGCLSNPCFGGVECSTGSDGSWECGPCPAGYRGNGTFCEDVNECELVSDVCHKREGVQQCVNTDPGFHCLPCPPRFKGSQPYGMGVESAKTNKQSCEPYNPCKDNSHSCHRFADCIFLSPTIDPMYKCECRVGFAGDGIICGEDYDLDGWPNYDLACRSNATYHCKKDNCPKLPNSGQEDYDNDGQGDACDKDDDNDDIVDERDNCPLQYNPLQYDFDKDDVGDRCDNCPYDHNPSQTDTDSNGEGDACSLDKDGDEIPNERDNCPLYYNTDQRDTDLDGVGDLCDNCPLVHNPQQTDADNDLVGDQCDNNQDIDEDGHQNNMDNCPYIPNANQADHDKDGKGDACDFDDDNDGIPDDRDNCRLVPNRDQLDSDGDGRGDACKDDFDNDSIPDSLDACPENDAISVTDFRKFQMVHLDPKGTTQIDANWVVRNQGKELVQTANSDPGIAVGFDEFQAVDFSGTFYVNTERDDDYAGFVFGYQSSRRFYVVMWKQITQTYWEDKPHKAFGISGVSLKVVNSTTGTGEYLRNALWHTGNTRNQVRTLWHDPKNIGWKDYTAYRWHLIHRPKTGFIRVVVYEGKQILADSGPVYDKTYAGGRLGLFVFSQELVFFSDLKYVCRDN from the exons ATGATTTTTCGGGGATGTCGCGTGTGGCTGACACTGTTCATCCTCAGCTCCTCTGCTCTCGCGCAAG TGGTGGAGGATGAAACAGTGTTTGACCTGTTTGAAACCAGCGGTATAACGCGAAAAACAATAGGGGTAAAGTTGTTCAAGGGATTGGACGGCGATACACCCGCTTACCGCTTCATTCGCTTCGATCAGTTGCCCTCGGTCAGCGCAGCCTCGCTGCAGCAACTGCTTCTGCAAATCCAGAACAATGAGGGCTTCGTTTTCACGGCCACCATGCGCCAGGACCGTACTTCTCGTGGCACAGTGATCTCCCTCGAGGGACCCGGAGAGAGGCGTCAGTTTGAAGTGGTCTCTGATGGCCGCACCAATACTCTAGACCTGGTGTACTGGTGGGCGGATGGTTCGCGCAACATCATCTCCTTCGAAGATGTGGACCTGTCTGACTCGCAATGGAAGAATCTTACGCTGCATGTACACGGAGAAACAGCTACGCTTTACGTGGGATGTCGTTTGATTGACAGCTTCATTCTCGACGAGCCATTCTACGAGCACCTGACCGCCGCTGGGGGTCGCATGTTTGTTGCCAAGGGCTCTGCCCGGGAAAATCATTTCAGG GGGGTTCTCCAGAATGTGCGCTTCATCTTTGACACTGCTCTGGAGGATGTTTTGGAGAGCCGGGGATGTGTGCTCACCATGCcag AGGAGGTCAACGCGGTGAGCGAGAGCACGGAGCTGGTGGATGTGGCGTCATCCATTGCCACGAACCTCATCAGCCCCAACACGGACGCGCCGGCCACAGGGTCCGAGGACAAGATGTGCGAACACTCGTGCGAGGAGCTCACCAACCTCTTCCAGGAGCTGAAGGGGCTCCGCGTGGTTGTGGGCAACCTCATCGATGGCATGCAGAAAGTG ACAGAGGAGAACGTCGCCATGCGCGAAGCACTCGCTAAGTTGAAGATGCCATCCAACTCCTTGGATCAGAACACGTGCTGGCAGGATGGACGTGTCTTCGAGGACAAGGAGGACTGGGTCGTGGACAGCTGCACCAAATGCACCTGCCAG GAAGGAAAGGTGGTGTGTCGCCAGATCACATGTCCTCCTGTGGCCTGTGCCACTCCCTCCTTCATTGATGGAGAATGCTGCCCTGTTTGCTTGC cCATGGACAGTGAGGACGGCTGGTCCCCATGGTCCGAGTGGACGCAGTGCACTGTGACGTGTGGCACAGGGACGCAGCAGAGGGGCCGCTCCTGTGATGacagcagcaacacctgcagcGGGCCGTCCATCCAGACACGCAAGTGCAGCCTGGGGAAGTGCGACAGGAGAG TGAAGCAGGATGGTGGCTGGAGTCTGTGGTCACCCTGGTCATCCTGCTCGGTGACATGTGGAGAGGGGCTCATCACACGCATCCGCCACTGCAACTCGCCTGTGCCTCAGCTGGGAGGACGCGATTgcgagggagaggggagagagacccAGAGCTGCCAGGCCCAACCATGCCCTG TTGACGGCGGTTGGGGGCCGTGGTCGCCATGGGCTGCCTGCTCGGCGACGTGCGGCGGGGGCCTGAAGAGCCGCGTCCGGGAGTGCAACAGCCCCGCGCCCCAGCACGGCGGGAGGAAGTGCATGGGCGACGCTGCGGACAACGAGCCCTGCGGCCGAAAGGAGTGCCCAGTGG ACGGGTGCCTGTCTAACCCCTGCTTCGGCGGAGTCGAGTGCAGCACGGGCAGCGATGGCTCCTGGGAGTGTGGACCTTGCCCAGCAGGTTACCGTGGCAACGGCACCTTCTGTGAAGACGTTAATGAG TGTGAGCTGGTGTCCGACGTGTGCCATAAGAGAGAGGGTGTCCAGCAGTGTGTCAACACTGACCCAGGGTTCCACTGCCTGCCCTGCCCCCCGCGCTTCAAAGGCAGCCAGCCCTACGGCATGGGCGTGGAGTCCGCCAAGACCAACAAGCAG AGTTGTGAGCCATATAACCCCTGCAAGGACAACAGCCACAGCTGCCACAGGTTTGCCGACTGCATCTTCCTCAGCCCCACCATCGACCCCATGTACAAGTGTGAGTGCCGGGTGGGCTTTGCTGGGGACGGCATCATCTGTGGAGAGGACTACGACCTGGACGGCTGGCCCAACTACGACTTAGCCTGCAGATCCAACGCTACCTACCACTGCAAGAAG GACAACTGCCCCAAACTGCCCAACTCAGGACAGGAGGACTACGACAATGATGGCCAGGGAGATGCCTGCGACAAAGACGATGACAACGATGACATCGTGGATGAGAGG GACAACTGCCCCCTGCAATATAACCCTCTCCAGTACGACTTTGATAAGGACGACGTGGGCGACCGCTGTGATAACTGTCCGTATGACCATAACCCGTCTCAGACCGACACAGACAGCAACGGAGAAGGAGACGCCTGCTCGCTGGACAAGGATGGCGATG AGATTCCTAATGAGCGGGACAACTGTCCGCTCTACTACAACACTGACCAGAGGGACACAGATctggatggagtaggagatctCTGTGACAATTGTCCACTAGTCCACAATCCTCAGCAG ACTGATGCTGACAACGACTTAGTGGGAGACCAGTGTGACAACAATCAAGACATCGATGAGGACGGCCATCAGAACAACATGGACAACTGCCCCTACATCCCCAACGCCAACCAGGCCGACCACGACAAGGACGGCAAAGGGGACGCGTGCGACTTCGACGACGACAACGACGGCATTCCTGATGACAGGGACAACTGCAGGCTGGTGCCCAACAGAGACCAGCTGGACTCTGATG GTGATGGTCGAGGAGATGCTTGCAAGGATGACTTTGACAATGACAGCATCCCTGACAGCCTTGATGCATGCCCAGAGAACGATGCCATCAGTGTCACTGACTTCCGCAAGTTCCAGATGGTGCATCTGGACCCCAAGGGTACCACGCAGATTGATGCCAACTGGGTTGTGCGAAACCAGGGCAAAGAACTTGTGCAGACTGCCAACTCTGATCCCGGCATTGCTGTCG GTTTTGATGAGTTTCAAGCTGTGGACTTCAGCGGTACGTTCTACGTCAACACAGAGCGTGATGATGACTACGCTGGCTTTGTCTTCGGCTACCAGTCCAGTCGCCGCTTCTACGTGGTCATGTGGAAGCAGATCACACAAACCTACTGGGAGGACAAGCCCCATAAGGCCTTTGGAATCTCTGGCGTGTCACTCAAGGTGGTCAACTCCACCACTGGCACCGGCGAATACCTACGCAATGCCCTCTGGCACACAGGCAATACCAGAAATCAG GTACGCACACTTTGGCATGACCCCAAAAACATCGGCTGGAAAGATTACACAGCCTACCGCTGGCATCTCATTCATAGACCCAAGACTGGCTTCATCAG GGTTGTGGTCTATGAAGGGAAGCAGATCCTGGCCGACTCCGGTCCTGTCTATGACAAGACGTACGCCGGAGGCAGACTGGGGCTGTTCGTCTTCTCTCAGGAGCTCGTCTTCTTCTCCGACCTCAAATATGTGTGCAGAG ACAACTAA